From Candidatus Pedobacter colombiensis, one genomic window encodes:
- a CDS encoding TonB-dependent receptor — MKKSLLAFTFLLQFLAISVYAQQTIKGRVIDSLTNETLPGASIGFKGTKNFTSTSLDGTFSLTKQEGSNVLVVSFMGYNSKEVIIKGSKANLGDIKISPNSNLMSEVAIIGSNIAIDRKTPVAVSTVNAIEISEKGSNQEFPELLNSTPGIQATKQGGGFGDSRVSIRGFSTNNMAIMVNGIPINDMENGSVYWSNWAGLRDVTSSMQVQRGLGATKLVVPSLGGTVNIITKSTDSEKGGSISQTIGNDGFLKTALYISTGMNDKGWSFSAQGSRSSGNMYAEGLQFTGYNYFFNISKRFNDHHMLSLTGMGAPQWHGQRSTKQSILDYENAPQGIKFNADWGVKYGQVVNVRNNYFNKPIVSLNDYWTIDETSSLSTVLYASHGAGGGGSSLTTSPYTIPRVGGYAYAPYDLDAVVAANKATPDGAALAYLYNSVNNHNWVGAISTYNKKFSNYFNFTGGLDLRYYEGLHYVEIADPLGADYVTYAWRGINANTTYRGDINNPNPILRTGDKFEYNYNSKILWEGVSGQVEYSKDNVTAFVSLAASNTSFKRIDFFNYTPDDPNRVSPYKNFLGYQAKGGSNYNIDDHSNVFANIGYLEKAPIFTNVFLDYKNYINPDAKSEKLFSYELGYGYRSKTLTANINLYRTTYRDRARAVNQTAQDGTIYTFNLTGVNELHQGVEVDFRYKPISAVSLRGMLSVGDWKYLNNIGPVTVNAENGSTATPPSISKIYLKGLKVGNQAQTTAALGLDVDVLPELRLGADFNYYSNYYADFNFYSYTKEGAKPWKLPDYGLLNLNAVIKFKIAGLNSAVYANVNNVLNTKYVADAYDAAGTSTAAGSTVFYGFGRTWTTGLKINF; from the coding sequence ATGAAGAAATCTTTACTAGCTTTCACGTTTCTACTACAATTTCTTGCGATCAGCGTTTACGCGCAGCAAACAATTAAAGGAAGGGTGATTGATTCATTGACAAATGAAACACTGCCAGGGGCTTCAATTGGTTTTAAAGGAACTAAAAATTTTACGTCAACTTCTTTAGATGGAACTTTTAGTCTTACAAAACAAGAAGGTTCAAATGTTTTGGTTGTTTCCTTTATGGGATATAACTCAAAAGAAGTAATCATTAAGGGCAGCAAGGCAAATCTTGGAGATATAAAAATCTCTCCAAACTCTAATTTAATGTCTGAAGTTGCAATCATTGGCTCTAACATTGCAATTGATAGAAAAACACCTGTAGCTGTATCTACGGTAAATGCTATTGAAATTTCAGAAAAGGGTAGTAACCAGGAGTTTCCTGAATTGTTAAATTCCACGCCAGGTATTCAAGCGACAAAGCAAGGTGGTGGTTTTGGAGATTCAAGAGTTAGCATTCGTGGTTTTAGCACCAATAACATGGCTATTATGGTGAATGGTATTCCTATCAATGATATGGAGAATGGATCTGTTTACTGGTCTAACTGGGCTGGTTTAAGAGATGTGACTTCTTCTATGCAGGTTCAGAGAGGGTTAGGGGCTACAAAACTAGTTGTTCCTTCTCTTGGTGGTACTGTTAACATCATTACCAAAAGTACAGACAGTGAAAAAGGTGGCTCTATTTCTCAAACTATAGGAAATGATGGTTTCTTAAAAACTGCCCTTTACATTTCTACAGGGATGAATGATAAAGGCTGGTCTTTTTCGGCTCAAGGTTCACGTAGCTCAGGTAATATGTATGCAGAAGGACTTCAGTTTACCGGCTACAATTACTTCTTCAATATTTCTAAAAGATTTAATGACCACCATATGCTATCCCTTACAGGAATGGGGGCACCACAGTGGCACGGACAAAGGTCAACTAAACAGTCTATCCTGGATTATGAAAATGCACCACAAGGTATTAAGTTCAATGCAGACTGGGGTGTAAAATATGGACAAGTTGTTAATGTAAGAAATAACTACTTTAACAAACCGATTGTCTCTTTAAATGATTATTGGACTATTGATGAAACGTCTAGTTTATCTACTGTATTGTATGCCTCGCATGGTGCTGGTGGTGGTGGTTCAAGTCTTACGACTTCCCCATATACTATACCTAGAGTTGGTGGATATGCTTATGCACCGTATGATTTAGACGCAGTGGTTGCTGCAAATAAAGCTACTCCAGATGGAGCTGCATTAGCTTATTTATATAATTCCGTAAACAATCACAACTGGGTTGGTGCGATAAGTACTTATAATAAAAAATTCAGCAATTATTTCAATTTTACCGGTGGTCTTGATTTAAGGTATTATGAAGGTCTTCACTATGTGGAAATTGCAGACCCACTAGGTGCCGACTATGTAACCTATGCTTGGAGAGGTATTAACGCTAATACTACTTACCGTGGAGATATTAACAATCCGAATCCAATTTTAAGAACTGGTGATAAGTTTGAATATAACTATAATAGCAAGATCCTTTGGGAAGGTGTATCAGGACAAGTTGAATATTCAAAGGATAATGTAACGGCTTTTGTTTCCCTGGCTGCATCTAATACATCTTTCAAGAGGATTGACTTTTTTAACTATACACCAGATGATCCTAATAGAGTATCGCCATATAAGAACTTTTTAGGTTATCAGGCAAAAGGTGGTTCTAACTATAATATTGATGACCACAGTAATGTGTTTGCTAATATTGGTTATTTAGAAAAAGCACCAATTTTTACTAACGTGTTCCTTGACTATAAGAACTATATCAATCCAGATGCTAAAAGTGAAAAGTTATTCAGTTACGAATTGGGTTATGGATATAGAAGTAAAACGCTTACTGCAAATATCAACTTGTACCGGACTACTTATAGAGACCGTGCAAGAGCAGTTAATCAAACCGCACAGGATGGAACAATATATACATTTAACCTAACCGGTGTAAATGAGTTGCACCAGGGTGTAGAAGTTGATTTCAGATATAAGCCAATTTCTGCTGTGAGCTTACGTGGTATGTTATCTGTGGGTGACTGGAAGTATTTAAACAATATTGGTCCTGTGACTGTAAATGCAGAAAACGGAAGTACTGCTACTCCGCCAAGTATTAGTAAAATATATTTGAAAGGATTGAAAGTTGGTAACCAGGCTCAAACCACGGCAGCTCTAGGATTAGATGTGGATGTATTACCGGAATTAAGGCTTGGTGCTGATTTTAACTATTATTCAAACTATTATGCAGATTTTAATTTCTACAGCTATACCAAAGAAGGTGCGAAACCTTGGAAATTACCTGATTATGGCTTGCTTAACTTGAATGCAGTAATTAAGTTTAAAATTGCAGGTTTAAATTCTGCTGTATATGCAAACGTAAACAACGTATTGAATACGAAATATGTTGCTGATGCATATGATGCTGCTGGTACAAGTACTGCAGCAGGATCTACTGTATTTTACGGATTTGGAAGAACCTGGACTACTGGTTTGAAAATTAATTTCTAA